The window ACATATGCCTCACACAAAGAAAAGTTGACCTCTGAAGAAACAATGTTGTGTAACCTGGGGATAGGAAATATCTTTGAATTTGTTAAACTTGATGATGTTCTGTTAACATGTGAGTGTTGGTCGGGGTCATTATATAtggaggatatatatatatatatattcactaCCACTACCCTATTACTATTACATTGTGCTTCACAGAAAGCAAATGGAGATTGAAAGAATAGAAACAATTTaacggtcatgtgtttggttctgaatcgatggtgtcagatcatgtctgcgtgtcgcttCACTCATtttacgtctcgtgttgtactgtATGCGCTCAGTACACACAACggtgacgctcacagtcaggactcagttaaaatgagcggagcgacacgcagacatgataCCGACACCATTATGTGCTCAGTGCAACAagagacgtgacgctcacagtcatTTGCATGATGtataaatgcagcctcataaactctggagcgaatcgAACAAACACTCAGTTACTTGctgtactgatcaggtcctgataactagtgatgagtgtgtattagttacagtgagagcagagtggaggaggacacaggaactCCAcctcggtacaaaccaactgcagcgtctgctctgatcatgacgcagcTGGTCTCAGTGAccgtaaaaaaaataattaacgctttaattccacaaattaatcatcccgcgttaacgcgttaattttgacagcccttatatatatataataactttATCAATGTCAAAGTTAGACAGAAGTGAGTTTGATGATTGTAGGAAATAACATCTCTGTTAAAGTATGATGTTCCTATGTTGTGGCCTCCctgtgactgtgagtgtttgttttggccAATACGTAATAAACTATATAGCACTTTTATAAACAAAGTCACTATAGTGCTTCACAGAGAGAagtatagaataaaaaaaacagcaattaaAGCACGAGATAAGTTATTCTACAGACTTTGACTGAGGATTCTCAGAGTTAAACAGGAAGAGGTATGTGTAATGTGAagatttctccctctctttatgtttggagtatttattttttatttttcagatagTGTACAAACCACATAAATGGTGAATGGTCttaatttatatagcgcttGTCTAGTCTTGACTTGTACAGTatagtttttgccattcacccattcacatcGATGTGCAGCATCTCTGTGCAGGATctaggggcaatttggggtttataTATGGTATactggtttctctctgtgtgcatgaAAATGGTGGGGGTTACTTGACATTCTTGTGAAGGGTTCTGTGAAAAAGTTCAAAGAATCTACAGTTtgtgagaaaacagacaaacactgaagtgCTTATTGGTTTAGAGACCAAACAACGTCCATCTGTGGCTGTAGCATTAGTATAAAGTCTATTTTCTCCAAAAGAAACATGTCAAAGCACAGGTAATTGTAAAAAGctttaaatgttgtgttaacTGCTCTGTTGTTGGACCTGTCGGACATGTACGGGCAGTGAAATAATAAAGGGGTGTCACAAAGAgtgtgacttgtgtgtgtggttgcataGTTGGGTGAGGTTGGCCAAGTAGGGTATCCCAGATGAATGTAACCAGGGCTAAACACCATCATGGCATCCAGTAAAAGACAACAAAGTCGATAGTCAGCAGTCAGGACAATGGTTGCTGCCTAGCTGAACCATATTACCTCATTGCCTTGGTGAGGGAGCTaaaaagggaagaggaaagTGCATGTGGGTGAGGAGACAATGACTAATGCCAGTTAAAACAAGTTTGATTACAAggaatttaaatttgaaaacaatatttgCTTTCTTCATTCCCTGCACCCACACCTCCAAAGCTCCGGTTGGATTGGCTTTATCTCTCCTGATAAGCTTCTCCTGATGCTGGTTGTGACATTTACCCCAGAACAACTGGACAGCCACTGAATAATGGAGGGTAACAATGGCTTTGCAGCACAAAAAATAAGTTTTACACTGGACTGCAGTATGCAGAGTGTGTATGAGAAAATCTTTTTTATCTCTGAATAAATACACTCAATGCCTCTGCTCACAGTCCTTTCCAATTCCCAGCAAAATTAGCGCATTAACCCGAGTGTCActtttccatcactgcagatAGGATTAAATCCTGTGTCGCCTTCAGTCATTTGAATCTTGATTGGAtccattcccactgcagacacaagccagatgttagcagatgttaattttttttaaccagtggaaaagggtTTTTATAGAATGGCAAGAATTAACTTTTTCTTATCAACAAAAGTGATTCCCACTATCATCAGTTGGCAGCTGCTACATTAGCCTGATTTACATTTGATCGTTGAACACAACGATTCTCCTGATCGTCCTTTAAACGATCAATCGACTTCCTTCATAAACCCATAACAGACCATGAATTAAACCATGGGCCTTTTTGTATAGACACAAGTGTAAATTATCATTTTACCCGTTTAGCTTCGTTCACTCCAATTCATTGCCGAATACCTCATGACTGCCCTCTAGGTGAATTGCAGCCAATTTCGGTGAGACGGTACTAACAGGAATTGGACAAGCTCTCTTGTAGATTGGCTCTGGTGGCGGGATCATGAGCTACATTAGATAGATGGAGCGTGCCACTCTGAGAGGGGTGGGGCGGAATAGTCCAAGTGGTACTAGCCCTTTTAACAGCTAAGATTGAAAGTATTCATTAAACTGCAAACTGATTTTCAAAATTTTCCTAATCCAAGGTGTGATCATCAGGGTTACTTTTTTACGTTAAAATAACCTTTTTGTGTATGTTGTGCTAGCTTGAGCTCCACAAAGTTAACATCTCTATATCACCCAGCTCTTACTGAACAagttacaataataatatttagcACAGATGTGCATGTTAACTGAGAATAGGTGCAACTGCAAGGTTGTATCCTGGgatttaaagaataaatattgGATCATCCAAACAAAATTCCCCTTTACATTTGGATCTCTCGTTGTGGCTGGTGTCAGGCTCTTGATCAATGATGTTTTGGGGGTGAAGTTAATATTGTAACTAGACACAAAACACTAATGCTACACGTGGGTTGGGtgtctgatctcactgtgtttgctttgttccttatacagtgccttgcataagtattctGAATAATGGAGGGTAATAATGTTTGCTTTGTTCCTTATATCTAACTTCTCCTGCTGTGGTTCCTTATTCTACCGCAGGTTGGGAATCTCTCTTCTGTGACTAGATGGACAAGATAAAAGACTTAAGATGGaggctcttcctcctcttcagtaTTACCTTCGTCAGCATCTTCATCCTCACTGTGAGCTCACCCAGGAGGAACAGATCTATCCCGAACCCACGCAGGGCTAAGAGCACTTGCCCCTTGCATGTCTCTGATCAGACCATCACCCCCCTCAAAGACACCAAGCACCTACTGGTGTCAGCCTTCATGGACCAGAGGGTGCAGGGCTTTGATATACGCATCATTGGCCTCTTCAGGATAGACTCCATCCAACCCCTTCACTGTTGCTTCTGCTGTGCAGGTTTCTTGTCGATCACAACTCCAgtaaacattttacaacatCCAGAAATATTTGGATTTCCCTTCGTCACGACAGATGTCATGTGTCCGATTCCTGAAAACTGCAACACGACACATGTCACTCTTCTGACTCAGCCAGAGAGTGGGATTGCACTTAAACAGATCTGGCTCCCcataagaaacagaaagaggagtGAGAATGAGGAGGAAAAGTTGCAGTTTAACTTCACAGTCTGCATCTCCAGCCTGTTTGGAGACTACAACAACGTGCTTCAGGTCGCCCAGACCCTGGAGATGTACAGGTCAGTGCAGCAGCAACGCCACAAAACTCACCTTCTCTCTGACATAACTAACAATTTAACCTTCGCATCACTTTTGCCCTCAGGTTGCTGGGTGTGGGCAGAGTGGTGATCTATAACACCAGCTGTGGCCCAGAGCTCGAGCGTCTGTTGCAGATCTACAGCCAGGACGGCTTCTTGGAGATAGTTCCTTGGCCCATCCACCAACATCTAAATCCATCTAAAGGCTGGCTCTTCTCAGAGCACAGAGGGGACGTGCACTACTTTGGCCAGTTAGCCACGCTCAATGAGTGCATTTACAGATCCATGGAGCGCTCACGCTACGTCTTGCTGAACGACATCGATGAGATTGCAATGCCTTACCAACACGACAACCTGATGTCTCTGATGAACATGCTCCAAGAGCAGCATCCAAATGTAGGATATTTTTCACTGTGTATTTGAGAATATTATTTATAAGagcaatttgtttttcttaatgGTTATATTTGTCTTTCCATCTTCTATGCTGTGCCATATTCTGTAGACAGGGGTATTCCTCATCAAGAACTATATTTTCCCGAAAAAACACTTTGAGCCAAGTGGGAGGTTTCACCTGCCGCAATGGAACGGGCTGCCAGGAATTAATATTATGGAGCACATCTACAGTGAGGACCCCAGAAAAAACGTATACCATCCGCACAAGATGATAGTTCAGCCAAGGTAGGTGGATTTTGCTATGAATTTTAAAGtcttaaaattgaattgaataccACTTGAatacctttttatatttattcatttgttttttgccaTGAATTTTGTGAAGCACCACTAAAAGgtgtaatggaaatttacttAATAACTTCTTAGCTTATGCTTACAGCAGACCAAGTTGATCCTGATATCACCTTATCAACTATTAactgtttgtgctttgtttGAAGAACTCAGCTGACCAACACCCTAATCACACATGATACTATTCCCTCTCAAACACATTTAGAATGCAGCCTATCAGTCACACCTCATCAGACaataagtgtttgttttgggaTCAGGAGGtaacccacacacagacacttaaatATGAGCACGAACACATTTCATCTCACTTGCAACCTCCACCTTGCCTGTGcaatcctttctgcagaaagctttttacaaataaatttaCAAACACAACTTGTCTCAGAACCTCGTTTGTTGACCAAATTTCCACCACAACGGAGACCCTAAAAAGAAATGACTCTGTGCAAACCCAGGTTGGTGGAGCAGACTTCAGTGCACGAGGTGATCAAACATATGGGAGAAAGCTTCAAGGTTCCACAAGAGATCTGTCGGCTCATTCACGTCCGCACGGCTCTGCAGGGGGCGCTGACGGTGGAGCAGCTCAATGTGGACAAACGACTGTGGGACTTCCATGAAAAACTGGTTCCCAACGTGGACAAGGCGCTGAAGAGAGCGGGACTGCTGAACTCTGAGGGTCAGGGCTGATGGACGGGACTGCACGGACAGGACAACTCTGAATTGAACGCAGTTCAAGTGTCAAGGATAGTCTGGACTAATTggtttattttgattttatttagttATAGATTGCAGCCAGCTCAGGTCGTTTTCTGCACTGTCCCTCATCACATCGACTATAATTACAGTAAATGATGAGAATCCGTCATTAGATTTCCTTGAGACAGGTGGTAACAGTTACCTTTAACAAGCGAACTGATACAATCCCATACCAGGACAGACGCTTGTTTTTGGACTTGTTGCTGGTAACAGTCTGGATGGTCCTTTGTATCTTTGGTCTGAAGTACACAGCGTCCATTTCTTCCaaaaaatacctgaaatactgactCGTCTGACCAAAATACACGTTTCCACTGTGTAGTGGTCCATCCCAGATGCCTTCGAGCCCAGACAAGTCGACGGCGCTTCTGGACACGGTTAACATAAGGCTGCCTTTTGGCACAGTAAAGTTTTAACGGGCATTTGTGAATGTAACTACTTATTGTAGTGCCTGTCAAAGGTTTGCCAAAGTAATTCTGCGCCCATGTGGTTATATTGCTTATAGATAAATGACGGTTCTGGATGCAGTGTCGTCTGTGGGATCGGAGAGCACGGTTAGTCAGCTTAGTCTTGAGCCCTTGCTCTTTATGCACTGAAATTCCTCCAGATTCCTTGAATCTTAATGTTATGCACCGCAGAGGATGAAATATCCAAATCCCTTCCTATCCTTCTTTGAGgaacactgtttttaaacatttcaataattttctcacatttgttGGCAAACTGGCGATCCTCTGCCCATCTTTGCTCCTAAAGACCTAGGCCTTTCCTGGATGCTGGTTTTGTACCGAATCATAACAACCTGTTGACATCACCtatttcaaatcacttcattttttaatcattctAGCTGATTACTAGCCCTAAATTGCAATTTTGCATGTAGGTAAATAGGCACCAGGTTTTTGACAGGGAGAATGCAGTCCAATGTGATTCCAGTGTTCtatcattgactgtatataaagactgaCGACATAGCTTttccccaaaggtgaagccaaagtgtcttgaacaccacctggtggctggctgcagtataggtcttaAATCCCTCCTCGTTGTTCGTGGATGGGACAGGATTGGACGTGAGCCACATATAcgtgtttatatacagtgtgttaTACAAGTGCAATGCTGACTCAGTTGCCAGTCTATAGTTACACCTAGCTTACACTAATGCAGTACAATACATTAGCCTAACAGAACCTCCTTCAtaataaagttttctttctACGTTATTTCAGCCAAATaagaaataagacaaaaaaaaactaacccTCAAATTAAACTCCTTTTCATCACCATGAACAAAGATGTCACCGCACACATATTGGACTcggacacatttaaaaaagcatcaTCATTTGGAAACTATTTATTGAACATTTGCAACCAGATATCAGTTAAATACAgaactttcatttctctctctacATCCCCCAACAGCAGGGACTGGCTCCACTTCATTACACTCTGAGAGGAGGGAATGTTACAGGACTTGGTAAGGCGCACACTGTGCTGGAAGTCATTTGGCTTTCTGTCTTCTGataataaagagaaatgaaatcTGAGTCTGCCTCCTAAATGTCCAGcactgtttcctctcctctccttgcAGCTTTTTCACCTGCGGTCAGGTGCTTTTGTCAATCCTGCGCGTACAGACCATGGCGAAAAGACACAAATGGGAGGCGAGAAGAGAAAACCAGTGTAGACGGCTGAGACGGGCCCCGTACTGAATGCGGTGTAGCCATGTCTGAAAAGCTATAAGTAAAATGATCAACATGAATATATTAGAAAAATGGCAATTAGTCTTTAATAAACACCTCGCCTCACCTACTCCCAACCAAAGACCAGGGTTATAAATTAAAACTGTCcaaataaaatcaatcaatcaaccaagACTTTGGGCCCATTCAGTTCCACTTCAAGACTGGAAAATCCtcattgaaaaaacaaatggcACTTTTCAGTCTCTTGAACTGGAATCTAGAATCTCGACTCCAACGGAATCGACCCCCCAACCCTAAAATCAACTCTTTCTAATTTACATATATGGGTCAGGCGCTCTTCAAGCTTCCACCATTCTAGCAGTTGCTCCCCACAggacacgggggggggggactcggTGGTCTCCGAGGGCTAGGCAACGGTTTTGAAGGTCTGCAGTATGAGGTTGGTTTGGTGGATGAGCCGGTTTGCACTGATGAAGACATTTATCGCCCTAGGAAacgaggaaaaacaacaacttgagAAAACAGAACAGATAAAGGCCCGCACACTGTCTAAACAACTGGTAAAGTATTGCTGGGGAAACAGCATGAATGGAGCCGTTTCTGCCAAGACATTCAAAGACTAATAAGTGACCAGCGGAGTCACTTCAGGCAAACAGTCCTGCCCTCCAGTGCTTTCTGAAGCCACAGCCGGCAGCAGCTCAGCTTGGCACGAAATTTGGAAACACGAGGAAACAATTACCTCAGTACCTTTTTAAAAGTAACCTATCAAACCTGACAGCACTTCTAAAGCGTCCTTATTAACACATAGTATCTTGTatgtttaaacagtttaa of the Hippoglossus stenolepis isolate QCI-W04-F060 chromosome 10, HSTE1.2, whole genome shotgun sequence genome contains:
- the LOC118116546 gene encoding beta-1,4-galactosyltransferase galt-1, producing the protein MDKIKDLRWRLFLLFSITFVSIFILTVSSPRRNRSIPNPRRAKSTCPLHVSDQTITPLKDTKHLLVSAFMDQRVQGFDIRIIGLFRIDSIQPLHCCFCCAGFLSITTPVNILQHPEIFGFPFVTTDVMCPIPENCNTTHVTLLTQPESGIALKQIWLPIRNRKRSENEEEKLQFNFTVCISSLFGDYNNVLQVAQTLEMYRLLGVGRVVIYNTSCGPELERLLQIYSQDGFLEIVPWPIHQHLNPSKGWLFSEHRGDVHYFGQLATLNECIYRSMERSRYVLLNDIDEIAMPYQHDNLMSLMNMLQEQHPNTGVFLIKNYIFPKKHFEPSGRFHLPQWNGLPGINIMEHIYSEDPRKNVYHPHKMIVQPRLVEQTSVHEVIKHMGESFKVPQEICRLIHVRTALQGALTVEQLNVDKRLWDFHEKLVPNVDKALKRAGLLNSEGQG